A window of Primulina tabacum isolate GXHZ01 chromosome 4, ASM2559414v2, whole genome shotgun sequence contains these coding sequences:
- the LOC142542387 gene encoding CASP-like protein 1F1, with protein sequence MRIMDKIKIPATQTSKIFIISQISLRIFAIAATGAAAYVVLTSKQTAVAYGFQVDARYSYTPAFRFLPYVNLTACACSVVSVFLIFFFVNKGVNPKNYFYVFLHDLTITLLLLGGCSAATAIGYVGKYGDERAGWLPICVHFAKFCDKLFISGILTYLSLVFYLFLTVISAHLSSHQIQA encoded by the exons ATGAGGATAATGGACAAAATTAAAATCCCAGCTACTCAAACTTCAAAAATCTTCATTATATCCCAAATATCACTCAGAATTTTCGCTATAGCCGCAACCGGAGCTGCTGCGTATGTTGTTCTCACAAGCAAGCAAACTGCTGTAGCTTATGGGTTTCAAGTCGATGCTCGTTATAGCTATACTCCCGCTTTCAG GTTCTTGCCTTACGTGAATTTGACAGCATGTGCCTGCTCAGTTGTATCTGTGTTTCTAATCTTTTTCTTCGTAAACAAGGGGGTGAATCCGAAAAATTACTTCTACGTGTTCCTGCATGATTTG ACGATCACGTTATTGTTGTTGGGTGGATGCTCGGCAGCAACGGCGATAGGTTACGTGGGGAAATATGGGGATGAGAGAGCAGGTTGGTTGCCAATTTGTGTTCACTTTGCCAAATTCTGCGACAAGTTATTCATTTCAGGAATTTTGACTTATCTAAGCCTCGTTTTCTATTTGTTCCTTACGGTTATTTCTGCTCATTTATCGTCCCACCAAATCCAAGCTTGA
- the LOC142542389 gene encoding uncharacterized protein LOC142542389, which produces MKESPQEEPVAPILTATEALLRSLVDSISQVQIFKGKWSLIKVKLATLETRLSEISVSIAAAENPLSFDLLQSLSATCSAAASLVALCHEQTLQGGKLRTQNDIDSLSGKLDAHINDLEVLARSGIFSPSEHRKSDSTSMSTVESSRRESVRTEARNLMTRLQIGSTESKNSTLDLLLGLLQEDDKNVLIAVAQGIVPVLVRLLDSSSSSEIKERAVTAIAKISTVDSSKHVLLAEGLVLLNNLLRVLESGSIFAKEKSCIALKALSNSKENARAIGSRGGISSLLEICQEGTPISQAVAAGVLRNLAVFTEIKENFIEENAVLTLLALCNSGTALAQENSIGCLCNLVSGDDELKLFVAREVGIENLKNIWDSAPTAQNFEVVVHLVRTLASCSNIAEFLAANGFLSRVVGALSFGAMGVRIAAAKAVYDLAYSSKTRKELGEIGCIVQLVKMLDGKAVEEKEAAAKALSTLMNYAGNRRILRKEGKGIVSVVILLDTSPQNLDKKYLISTLASLVHSKKCRKQMVAARAGVYLQKLVDLDVEGAKNLVDSLGRGKLWGVFAKH; this is translated from the coding sequence ATGAAAGAATCACCACAGGAAGAGCCCGTTGCTCCTATACTCACGGCAACTGAGGCTCTCCTACGTTCTCTCGTCGATTCCATTTCCCAAGTTCAAATCTTTAAGGGCAAATGGTCTTTGATTAAAGTCAAACTCGCCACACTTGAAACCCGCCTCTCGGAAATATCTGTTTCTATCGCCGCCGCCGAGAACCCTCTTTCGTTTGACCTCCTCCAGTCCCTCTCCGCCACCTGCTCCGCCGCTGCTTCTCTTGTTGCACTCTGTCACGAACAAACGCTGCAGGGGGGGAAGCTGAGGACCCAGAATGATATCGACTCCTTATCAGGGAAACTCGATGCACATATCAATGACCTCGAAGTGCTTGCCAGGAGTGGTATTTTTTCCCCTTCTGAGCATAGGAAAAGTGACTCAACTTCAATGTCTACTGTTGAGTCAAGTCGACGGGAATCTGTTCGTACCGAGGCTAGGAACTTGATGACCCGACTTCAGATCGGGTCTACCGAGTCGAAGAACTCGACACTTGATTTGCTTCTCGGGCTATTGCAGGAAGATGATAAAAATGTATTGATTGCGGTGGCGCAAGGCATAGTTCCTGTGCTGGTGAGGTTACTGGATTCCAGCTCTTCTTCCGAAATCAAGGAAAGAGCTGTCACTGCTATTGCTAAAATCTCGACCGTGGACTCGAGCAAGCATGTTTTGTTGGCCGAGGGTTTGGTCCTGTTGAATAATTTGCTGCGGGTTCTCGAATCCGGAAGCATTTTCGCGAAAGAGAAGTCATGCATTGCCCTCAAAGCTTTGAGTAATTCGAAGGAGAATGCGAGGGCGATTGGGTCCAGAGGAGGGATTTCGTCTTTGTTGGAAATCTGTCAAGAAGGGACGCCAATTTCTCAAGCTGTGGCAGCCGGGGTTTTGCGTAATTTAGCTGTTTTTACGGAAATTAAAGAGAACTTTATCGAGGAAAATGCTGTCTTGACCTTGTTAGCGTTGTGCAACTCCGGTACTGCTTTAGCCCAGGAAAATTCAATTGGGTGTTTGTGTAATTTGGTCTCCGGGGATGATGAGCTGAAGTTGTTCGTTGCTAGGGAAGTCGGGATCGAGAACCTGAAAAATATATGGGATTCTGCTCCCACAGCCCAGAATTTCGAAGTGGTGGTTCACTTGGTTAGGACACTGGCATCATGTTCTAATATTGCCGAGTTCCTTGCTGCAAATGGTTTTCTGAGTCGCGTAGTTGGAGCGCTGAGTTTTGGCGCAATGGGGGTGAGAATTGCAGCTGCAAAAGCTGTGTACGATTTAGCTTACAGTAGTAAAACAAGAAAGGAATTGGGAGAAATAGGATGCATCGTGCAGCTGGTTAAAATGTTGGATGGTAAGGCGGTCGAGGAGAAAGAAGCAGCGGCAAAAGCACTATCGACACTGATGAATTATGCCGGAAATAGGAGGATTTTAAGGAAGGAGGGAAAAGGGATTGTCTCTGTAGTTATACTCTTGGATACTTCACCTCAAAATTTGGATAAAAAGTATCTTATTTCTACATTAGCATCGCTTGTGCATTCAAAGAAATGCCGTAAACAAATGGTGGCGGCCCGTGCCGGCGTTTATTTGCAGAAACTTGTTGATTTGGATGTTGAAGGTGCCAAGAATCTGGTCGACAGTCTTGGCCGTGGCAAGCTGTGGGGAGTCTTTGCAAAGCATTAA
- the LOC142542390 gene encoding V-type proton ATPase subunit C-like: protein MATRYWAVSLPVGQSSAPSSLWSRLQESISKQAFDTPLYRFSIPNLRIGTLDSLLALSDDLLKSNNFIEGVSHKIRRQIEELERVSGVVSSSLTVDGVPVDSYLTRFVWDEAKYPTMSPLRDIVDGIHVQIAKIEDDLKVRVSEYNNVRSQLNAINRKQAGSLAVRDLSNLVKPQDIIATEHLTTLLAIVPKYSQKDWLSSYETLTAYVVPRSSKKLHEDSEYVLYTVTLFSRDADNFRTKARERNFQIRDFEYNSETQETRKQEIEKLIQDQEALKSSLLQWCYTSYGEVFSSWMHFCAVRVFSESILRYGLPPSFLSVVLSPSLKSEKKVRSILETLCNSSNSTYWKTDDDGGIAGFGGDADAHPYVSFTINLI from the exons ATGGCGACTCGATACTGGGCGGTTTCTCTCCCTGTTGGGCAGAGCTCAGCGCCTTCCTCTCTATGGAGTCGCCTCCAAGAATCCATCTCTAAACAAGCCTTTGACACCCCTCTGTACAGG TTCAGCATTCCGAATCTGCGAATTGGAACCCTAGATTCGCTATTGGCACTCAGCGACGACTTGTTGAAG TCGAACAACTTTATTGAAGGGGTATCGCACAAAATTCGACGTCAGATAGAGGAGTTGGAGAGGGTATCGGGAGTTGTAAGTAGCTCACTTACTGTGGATGGCGTTCCTGTTGACTCTTATCTCACCAG ATTCGTTTGGGATGAGGCAAAATATCCGACAATGTCGCCGCTTAGGGACATTGTGGATGGAATTCATGTGCAAATTGCCAAAATTGAGGATGATCTCAAG GTTCGTGTTTCGGAATACAACAATGTGCGGAGCCAACTTAATGCCATCAACAGAAAACAGGCTGGAAG CTTAGCTGTCCGTGACCTTTCCAATTTGGTGAAGCCACAGGATATTATTGCTACAGAACACTTAACGACTCTCCTTGCAATTGTTCCAAAGTATTCTCAGAAGGATTGGTTATCAAGCTACGAGACACTGACGGCATATGTT GTCCCGAGATCATCCAAGAAGCTACACGAGGACAGTGAATATGTGCTATATACTGTAACATTATTCAGTCGTGATGCTGACAATTTTAGAACTAAGGCACGCGAAAGAAATTTCCAA ATTCGGGATTTTGAATACAATTCAGAGACTCAAGAAACTCGGAAGCAGGAGATTGAAAAGCTGATTCAAGATCAGGAAGCGTTGAAAAGCTCTCTTTTACAGTGGTGCTATACCAGTTATGGAGAG GTTTTTAGCTCATGGATGCACTTCTGTGCTGTACGAGTATTTAGTGAAAGCATTCTGCGATATGGTCTGCCTCCATCATTTCTG TCTGTTGTGTTGTCACCGTCGTTGAAAAGTGAGAAGAAAGTTCGGTCCATTCTTGAGACGCTGTGCAACAGTTCAAACAG CACATACTGGAAAACTGATGACGACGGAGGGATTGCGGGTTTTGGCGGCGATGCAGATGCACATCCTTACGTCTCTTTTACCATTAATCTTATTTAA
- the LOC142542391 gene encoding potassium channel SKOR-like isoform X2, which translates to MINGENMHSSSRSRGREQDDSVEYIQESKEFSTVGSKNPFSFLRNICFSGQDFIDNSNSNARSTDFSTSVSNHGRRGPYSPPYIIHPENWMYVAWQQFILIWAVYSSFFTPLEFAFFRGLPENLFLLDSAGQITFFFDIFICFFVAYRDPHSYCMVYNHNLIAIRYLKSRFLIDLLGCFPWDAIFKGCGRKEIVRYMLWIRLSRALRVTEFFEKMEKNLRINYLFTRIVKLFVVELYCTHTAACIFYYLATTLPPSEEGYTWIGSLKMGDYSYSNFREIDLWTRYITALYFAVVTMATVGYGEIHAVNTREMIFVMIYVSFDMILGAYLLGNMTALIVKGSKTVRFRDKMGELIKYMNRNKLGKSLNKAIKGHVLLQFQSSYAEVSALQDLPLAIRAKISEKIYEPHVRLVTLFKGCSYGFIKKIAIKTHEEFFLPGEVIIEEGSMGDQLYILCDGKLSAVRNSEDSYTEEYVPSTQSYCAIGEISVLCNIPEPHTIQAVELSKLLRIEKKAILDALEMHFSDGHTIIDNLLEGKESNIQKKILESDITLQIGKHISELATRLNWAANDGDLHRLRQLVEAGADPSKTDYDGRSPLHLASSKGFEDIIRFLIQKEVEVNVKDHLGKTPLYEAIKNGHGQVASLLVKAGAFLSVDNAGNCLCEVVASKHTDFLQRLLDNGINPNSRNYDLRTPLHLAASEGLFSESLLLLESGASVFAIDRWGKTPIDEARVCGNRNVLKLLEDAKISQTSETFYSSCETSQDKLPKRKCTVFCGTPSDHRDGRSFGVVLWVPKTIEELIETAVAQLDFLDATCILSESGGKITDAGMISDDQKLFLAREVKFT; encoded by the exons ATGATAAACGGGGAAAACATGCATAGTAGCAGCAGATCGAGAGGAAGGGAGCAGGATGACTCAGTAGAATACATTCAAGAATCCAAAGAGTTTTCAACAGTTGGCAGCAAAAATCCCTTCAGTTTCTTGAGAAATATTTGCTTCTCCGGCCAAGATTTCATAGATAACAGCAACAGCAATGCAAGAAGTACTGATTTCTCCACCAGTGTCAGCAATCATGGGAGGAGAGGCCCCTATTCCCCTCCATACATTATTCATCCTGAAAATTG GATGTACGTAGCATGGCAACAGTTCATTCTGATATGGGCTGTGTACTCATCTTTCTTCACTCCGCTGGAGTTTGCCTTCTTCCGAGGTCTGCCGGAGAATCTGTTCCTCCTCGACAGTGCCGGCCAAATCACTTTCTTCTTCGACATTTTCATTTGCTTCTTCGTTGCCTATAGAGACCCTCATTCATACTGCATGGTTTATAATCACAACTTGATCGCCATCAG GTATTTAAAATCAAGATTTCTCATCGATTTATTGGGATGCTTTCCTTGGGATGCCATATTTAAG GGATGTGGAAGGAAGGAGATAGTAAGATACATGCTTTGGATCCGGCTAAGCCGAGCGCTGAGGGTGACGGAATTTTTCGAAAAGATGGAAAAAAACTTACGTATAAACTATTTGTTTACAAGAATCGTGAAGctttttgtggtggaattgtaCTGCACGCACACAGCAGCTTGCATATTTTACTATTTGGCTACAACTCTACCTCCATCAGAGGAAGGGTACACGTGGATTGGTAGTTTAAAGATGGGGGATTACAGTTACTCGAACTTCAGAGAAATTGATCTATGGACTCGTTATATAACTGCCTTGTATTTTGCTGTCGTGACCATGGCAACTGTTG GTTATGGTGAAATCCATGCTGTGAATACCAGGGAAATGATATTTGTGATGATCTACGTTTCATTCGACATGATTCTTGGTGCTTATTTGCTGGGTAACATGACTGCTTTGATCGTCAAAGGTTCCAAAACTGTGAGATTCAGGGATAAAATGGGAGAACTCATCAAATATATGAACAGAAACAAGCTTGGAAAAAGTTTGAATAAGGCAATCAAAGGCCATGTACTGTTACAGTTCCAGAGCAGTTACGCTGAGGTTTCAGCTCTTCAGGATCTTCCTCTTGCTATACGAGCCAAG ATATCAGAAAAGATATATGAACCACATGTTAGGCTAGTTACCCTATTCAAAGGTTGTTCCTATGGCTTCATCAAGAAAATA GCTATTAAGACGCACGAAGAATTTTTCCTTCCGGGAGAAGTAATTATTGAAGAGGGAAGCATGGGCGATCAACTCTACATCCTCTGCGACGGTAAACTG AGTGCAGTAAGAAACTCAGAAGATAGTTATACAGAAGAATATGTGCCCAGCACGCAATCGTATTGCGCTATTGGGGAAATTTCTGTCCTTTGTAACATCCCTGAACCTCATACGATCCAAGCTGTCGAACTATCTAAGCTTCTAAGAATTGAGAAGAAGGCGATTCTGGATGCACTTGAGATGCACTTCTCAGATGGACATACTATCATTGACAATCTTCTTGAG GGAAAGGAGTCTAATATTCAAAAAAAGATACTGGAGTCTGATATCACATTGCAAATAGGAAAACATATCTCAGAGTTGGCCACAAGATTGAATTGGGCGGCCAATGATGGAGATCTACACAGATTAAGGCAGTTGGTTGAAGCAGGAGCAGATCCCTCCAAGACAGATTATGATGGACGATCACCTCTG CATCTTGCTTCATCCAAAGGATTTGAAGATATCATTCGCTTTCTTATCCAAAAAGAAGTGGAAGTCAATGTTAAAG ACCATCTTGGAAAGACTCCATTATACGAAGCAATCAAGAATGGCCACGGTCAAGTAGCTTCTTTACTGGTTAAAGCAGGTGCATTTTTATCTGTTGACAATGCTGGCAATTGTCTTTGTGAGGTGGTAGCTAGTAAGCACACAGATTTCCTTCAAAGACTTTTGGACAACGGAATTAATCCGAATTCCAGAAATTATGATCTTCGAACACCTTTACATCTAGCTGCATCAGAGGGCTTGTTCTCAGAGTCTCTTTTGCTTCTGGAATCTGGGGCCAGTGTTTTTGCAATAGACAG ATGGGGCAAAACACCAATAGATGAAGCTCGCGTTTGTGGAAATCGGAACGTGCTTAAACTACTGGAAGATGCTAAGATTTCGCAAACGTCAGAAACTTTTTATTCCTCCTGTGAAACAAGTCAAG ATAAATTGCCAAAACGAAAGTGCACCGTTTTCTGTGGAACTCCATCGGATCATAGGGATGGAAGAAGCTTTGGAGTCGTTTTATGGGTTCCAAAAACCATTGAAGAACTCATCGAAACAGCGGTAGCGCAGTTAGATTTCTTGGATGCTACCTGTATCCTATCAGAGAGTGGGGGGAAGATAACTGATGCAGGTATGATCAGCGATGATCAGAAGCTCTTTTTGGCTAGGGAAGTGAAGTTTACATGA
- the LOC142542391 gene encoding potassium channel SKOR-like isoform X1: MINGENMHSSSRSRGREQDDSVEYIQESKEFSTVGSKNPFSFLRNICFSGQDFIDNSNSNARSTDFSTSVSNHGRRGPYSPPYIIHPENWMYVAWQQFILIWAVYSSFFTPLEFAFFRGLPENLFLLDSAGQITFFFDIFICFFVAYRDPHSYCMVYNHNLIAIRYLKSRFLIDLLGCFPWDAIFKGCGRKEIVRYMLWIRLSRALRVTEFFEKMEKNLRINYLFTRIVKLFVVELYCTHTAACIFYYLATTLPPSEEGYTWIGSLKMGDYSYSNFREIDLWTRYITALYFAVVTMATVGYGEIHAVNTREMIFVMIYVSFDMILGAYLLGNMTALIVKGSKTVRFRDKMGELIKYMNRNKLGKSLNKAIKGHVLLQFQSSYAEVSALQDLPLAIRAKISEKIYEPHVRLVTLFKGCSYGFIKKIAIKTHEEFFLPGEVIIEEGSMGDQLYILCDGKLSAVRNSEDSYTEEYVPSTQSYCAIGEISVLCNIPEPHTIQAVELSKLLRIEKKAILDALEMHFSDGHTIIDNLLEGKESNIQKKILESDITLQIGKHISELATRLNWAANDGDLHRLRQLVEAGADPSKTDYDGRSPLHLASSKGFEDIIRFLIQKEVEVNVKDHLGKTPLYEAIKNGHGQVASLLVKAGAFLSVDNAGNCLCEVVASKHTDFLQRLLDNGINPNSRNYDLRTPLHLAASEGLFSESLLLLESGASVFAIDRWGKTPIDEARVCGNRNVLKLLEDAKISQTSETFYSSCETSQGTNKLPKRKCTVFCGTPSDHRDGRSFGVVLWVPKTIEELIETAVAQLDFLDATCILSESGGKITDAGMISDDQKLFLAREVKFT, translated from the exons ATGATAAACGGGGAAAACATGCATAGTAGCAGCAGATCGAGAGGAAGGGAGCAGGATGACTCAGTAGAATACATTCAAGAATCCAAAGAGTTTTCAACAGTTGGCAGCAAAAATCCCTTCAGTTTCTTGAGAAATATTTGCTTCTCCGGCCAAGATTTCATAGATAACAGCAACAGCAATGCAAGAAGTACTGATTTCTCCACCAGTGTCAGCAATCATGGGAGGAGAGGCCCCTATTCCCCTCCATACATTATTCATCCTGAAAATTG GATGTACGTAGCATGGCAACAGTTCATTCTGATATGGGCTGTGTACTCATCTTTCTTCACTCCGCTGGAGTTTGCCTTCTTCCGAGGTCTGCCGGAGAATCTGTTCCTCCTCGACAGTGCCGGCCAAATCACTTTCTTCTTCGACATTTTCATTTGCTTCTTCGTTGCCTATAGAGACCCTCATTCATACTGCATGGTTTATAATCACAACTTGATCGCCATCAG GTATTTAAAATCAAGATTTCTCATCGATTTATTGGGATGCTTTCCTTGGGATGCCATATTTAAG GGATGTGGAAGGAAGGAGATAGTAAGATACATGCTTTGGATCCGGCTAAGCCGAGCGCTGAGGGTGACGGAATTTTTCGAAAAGATGGAAAAAAACTTACGTATAAACTATTTGTTTACAAGAATCGTGAAGctttttgtggtggaattgtaCTGCACGCACACAGCAGCTTGCATATTTTACTATTTGGCTACAACTCTACCTCCATCAGAGGAAGGGTACACGTGGATTGGTAGTTTAAAGATGGGGGATTACAGTTACTCGAACTTCAGAGAAATTGATCTATGGACTCGTTATATAACTGCCTTGTATTTTGCTGTCGTGACCATGGCAACTGTTG GTTATGGTGAAATCCATGCTGTGAATACCAGGGAAATGATATTTGTGATGATCTACGTTTCATTCGACATGATTCTTGGTGCTTATTTGCTGGGTAACATGACTGCTTTGATCGTCAAAGGTTCCAAAACTGTGAGATTCAGGGATAAAATGGGAGAACTCATCAAATATATGAACAGAAACAAGCTTGGAAAAAGTTTGAATAAGGCAATCAAAGGCCATGTACTGTTACAGTTCCAGAGCAGTTACGCTGAGGTTTCAGCTCTTCAGGATCTTCCTCTTGCTATACGAGCCAAG ATATCAGAAAAGATATATGAACCACATGTTAGGCTAGTTACCCTATTCAAAGGTTGTTCCTATGGCTTCATCAAGAAAATA GCTATTAAGACGCACGAAGAATTTTTCCTTCCGGGAGAAGTAATTATTGAAGAGGGAAGCATGGGCGATCAACTCTACATCCTCTGCGACGGTAAACTG AGTGCAGTAAGAAACTCAGAAGATAGTTATACAGAAGAATATGTGCCCAGCACGCAATCGTATTGCGCTATTGGGGAAATTTCTGTCCTTTGTAACATCCCTGAACCTCATACGATCCAAGCTGTCGAACTATCTAAGCTTCTAAGAATTGAGAAGAAGGCGATTCTGGATGCACTTGAGATGCACTTCTCAGATGGACATACTATCATTGACAATCTTCTTGAG GGAAAGGAGTCTAATATTCAAAAAAAGATACTGGAGTCTGATATCACATTGCAAATAGGAAAACATATCTCAGAGTTGGCCACAAGATTGAATTGGGCGGCCAATGATGGAGATCTACACAGATTAAGGCAGTTGGTTGAAGCAGGAGCAGATCCCTCCAAGACAGATTATGATGGACGATCACCTCTG CATCTTGCTTCATCCAAAGGATTTGAAGATATCATTCGCTTTCTTATCCAAAAAGAAGTGGAAGTCAATGTTAAAG ACCATCTTGGAAAGACTCCATTATACGAAGCAATCAAGAATGGCCACGGTCAAGTAGCTTCTTTACTGGTTAAAGCAGGTGCATTTTTATCTGTTGACAATGCTGGCAATTGTCTTTGTGAGGTGGTAGCTAGTAAGCACACAGATTTCCTTCAAAGACTTTTGGACAACGGAATTAATCCGAATTCCAGAAATTATGATCTTCGAACACCTTTACATCTAGCTGCATCAGAGGGCTTGTTCTCAGAGTCTCTTTTGCTTCTGGAATCTGGGGCCAGTGTTTTTGCAATAGACAG ATGGGGCAAAACACCAATAGATGAAGCTCGCGTTTGTGGAAATCGGAACGTGCTTAAACTACTGGAAGATGCTAAGATTTCGCAAACGTCAGAAACTTTTTATTCCTCCTGTGAAACAAGTCAAGGTACAA ATAAATTGCCAAAACGAAAGTGCACCGTTTTCTGTGGAACTCCATCGGATCATAGGGATGGAAGAAGCTTTGGAGTCGTTTTATGGGTTCCAAAAACCATTGAAGAACTCATCGAAACAGCGGTAGCGCAGTTAGATTTCTTGGATGCTACCTGTATCCTATCAGAGAGTGGGGGGAAGATAACTGATGCAGGTATGATCAGCGATGATCAGAAGCTCTTTTTGGCTAGGGAAGTGAAGTTTACATGA
- the LOC142542392 gene encoding LOW QUALITY PROTEIN: protein PAM71-homolog, chloroplastic-like (The sequence of the model RefSeq protein was modified relative to this genomic sequence to represent the inferred CDS: deleted 1 base in 1 codon): protein MQLLTFQVPGVLVASRNVSKNELRPIFAFINSLPFPPSLPRNFFSQSSSSLCYWKAPQLCVRRRTIKANSLNVGTGSGGYEESQKNRKESFPSGGAHIIPSSKIEASPDRIPYPISIALVLFACGLVFLLIAFGRGTPSILPAIAKSGFAAAFSLIFVSEIGDKTFFIAALLAMQYERILVLLGSMGALSLMTILSVIIGRIFHSVPAQFKTTLPIGEYAAVALLMFFGLKSIKDAWDLPSAVAKSDDQGKQESDEFVEAEELVKEKVSKRLSNPLEVLWKSFSLIFFAEWGDRSMLATIALGAAQSPWGVASGAIAGHLLATLMAIVGGAFLSCYISEKLVGFIGGALFLVFAFATLLGVF, encoded by the exons ATGCAACTCTTGACGTTTCAGGTACCCGGGGTTCTAGTAGCATCAAGAAATGTGAGCAAGAACGAGCTTCGTCCCATATTTGCTTTCATTAATTCACTACCCTTCCCTCCTTCCTTGcccagaaattttttttctcaatcTTCATCTTCAT TATGTTATTGGAAGGCACCACAGTTGTGTGTGAGGAGAAGAACAATCAAGGCTAATTCATTAAATGTTGGAACTGGATCTGGAGGCTATGAAGAAAGTCAAAAAAATCGCAAAGAAAGTTTCCCCAGTGGCGGAGCTCACATTATCCCTTCTTCTAAAAT CGAGGCATCTCCTGATCGAATCCCTTATCCTATCTCAATTGCACTTGTTCTTTTTGCGTGCGGTTTAGTATTTTTACTGATTGCCTTTGGGAGAGGGACACCATCAATATTGCCAGCAATTGCAAAATCAGGATTCGCTGCTGCATTTTCTTTGATATTTGTTTCTGAGATCGGAGACAAG ACTTTTTTTATTGCTGCACTCTTGGCCATGCAGTATGAGAGAATTCTG GTCCTTTTGGGATCAATGGGTGCTCTATCGCTTATGACTATTCTATCTGTCATAATTGGCCGGATATTTCACTCGGTGCCCGCTCAATTTAAAACAA CCTTGCCAATTGGAGAATATGCTGCAGTAGCACTATTGATGTTCTTTGGTCTTAAATCAATTAAAGATGCATGGGACCTTCCATCCGCAGTAGCC AAATCTGATGATCAAGGCAAACAAGAATCTGATGAATTTGTTGAAGCTGAAGAACTTGTTAAGGAAAAG GTGTCAAAACGTCTTTCAAATCCGCTTGAAGTTCTGTGGAAGTCATTTAGCCTTATATTCTTTGCT GAATGGGGAGACCGTTCGATGTTAGCTACGATAGCCCTAGGTGCAGCTCAG TCTCCATGGGGTGTGGCAAGTGGAGCCATTGCAGGACACTTGCTGGCAACTTTAATGGCAATAGTTGGAGGGGCGTTTTTATCCTGCTACATTTCCGAAAAATTG GTTGGATTCATTGGTGGGGCTTTGTTTTTAGTTTTTGCCTTTGCCACATTACTTGGAGTCTTTTGA